One window from the genome of Parasteatoda tepidariorum isolate YZ-2023 chromosome 8, CAS_Ptep_4.0, whole genome shotgun sequence encodes:
- the LOC107455702 gene encoding uncharacterized protein PF3D7_1120000-like, with amino-acid sequence MKILLVLLFVGVAYATSHDDLKKASDEVFESFFHGMSHAPALHEVLGVENTEELKRFERGLKEELADFLRKAFDDALKKLDDAVKQNKDIHKEALKKLKDLREKMKDLKIEDDDTGKEIMEHIKEQVTGKLKELLEKMGLIEKRSLHSDPDNIFEDFNIRDFIIRLKEMILEKMDAKALKKSLSKLVGQGTQRLCEWLTNKGKEKVINFIDRVLETDDDDKKKRSVSDLYEQVKDYFKDLDLDLKQKFFKFGEWVKEVLKKGLDKSKSRIEKVKTIAKQLLDKSNDISKEVAEQALDYLRDFKEELGELYEKLYGKLMERIMDYTD; translated from the exons ATGAAGATTCTCCTGGTTCTTTTATTTGTAGGCGTGGCTTATGCCACCTCTCACGATG atttaaagaaGGCTTCCGATGaagtttttgaaagttttttccaTGGCATGTCACATGCTCCAGCTCTTCATGAAGTATTGGGAGTTGAAAATACTGAAGAGTTGAAAAG aTTTGAAAGAGGTCTCAAAGAAGAGTTAGCAGACTTCCTTAGAAAGGCATTTGACGATGCCTTGAAGAAACTCGACGATGCTGTTAAACAGAACAAGGATATACATAAGGAAGCTTTAAAGAAA TTGAAAGATCTaagagaaaaaatgaaagatcttaaaatcGAAGATGATGATACCGGTAAAGAAATTATGGAGCACATAAAAGAACAGGTCACAGGaaaactaaaagaacttttagaaaaaatgggcCTCATTGAGAAGCGATCACTTCACTCTGATCCTGATAATATTTTCGAAGACTTCAATATCAGGGATTTCATTATTCGATTGAAGGAAatg ATTTTGGAGAAAATGGATGCGAAAGCTCTGAagaaatcattatcaaagcttGTTGGACAAGGAACCCAG AGACTTTGTGAATGGCTTACTAATAAAGGTAAGGAAAAGGTGATTAATTTCATCGATCGTGTGTTAGAAACAGATGATGACGACAAAAAGAAAAGATCCGTCTCTGATCTGTATGAACAAGTCAAAGACTATTTCAAGGATTTGGATTTAGACCTGAagcaaaaattcttcaaattcgGAGAATGGGTGAAAGAAGTTCTCAAGAAAGGTTTGGACAAATCAAAGAGCAGAATTGAGAAAGTTAAAACCATTGCTAAACAA cTTCTTGATAAAAGTAACGACATTAGTAAAGAAGTTGCTGAGCAGGCTTTAGATTATTTGAGAGATTTCAAGGAAGAACTAGGAGAATTATACGAAAAACTCTACGGAAAGCTTATGGAACGGATCATGGATTACACTGATTAA